One Natronoarchaeum mannanilyticum genomic window carries:
- a CDS encoding ABC transporter permease produces the protein MRDDGDRRRSRWRGLFGISATRLWKQATTTRTGRMAASTGAVALTIAILLVVTGIALALANAGVVSQADAEATVVPERGETLSDVGGVEPAQLGAANERAAQLREREGVDHASPVLVETVRLESAGGGDGDESGLVLLVGVVPDDEERTVAGLPTTGLEPGDPHYADGSYDGPRTGELVLSDAAAERLDAAENEEFRVAGNRTATDRTTFGVAEIDAAAGNERDADVPVALVHLSELQSISGASAGELADRVLVWGDADAAAAAGEDAYPNATVETAGGTDPSQLFDDGLAFATSLIALVVGVAICAAFVATTMGITVNEDRRMLAVLEAIGFPTHSRLAVVGVSTLVTTLLGAVLGIVGGVLGVLAVDAVAGATVASRTVAIVHPLFVPYAFAVALVSGLVAVPYPLVVAARTNVLEEVGR, from the coding sequence ATGCGGGATGACGGCGACAGGCGACGCTCGCGCTGGCGAGGTCTGTTCGGCATCTCGGCGACGCGGCTCTGGAAGCAGGCCACGACGACCCGAACCGGCCGGATGGCGGCGTCGACCGGCGCCGTCGCGCTGACGATCGCGATCCTGCTGGTCGTGACCGGCATCGCGCTGGCGCTCGCGAACGCCGGCGTCGTGTCCCAGGCCGACGCCGAGGCGACCGTGGTGCCCGAACGGGGCGAGACGCTCTCGGACGTCGGCGGCGTCGAACCCGCACAGCTCGGCGCTGCGAACGAGCGCGCCGCGCAGCTCCGCGAGCGCGAGGGCGTCGACCACGCGTCGCCGGTCCTCGTCGAGACGGTTCGACTGGAGAGCGCCGGGGGCGGCGACGGTGACGAATCCGGACTCGTGTTGCTCGTCGGCGTCGTTCCGGACGACGAGGAGCGCACGGTCGCGGGCCTTCCCACCACCGGACTGGAGCCGGGCGATCCCCACTACGCCGACGGCTCGTACGACGGCCCGCGAACGGGCGAGCTGGTGCTCTCGGACGCCGCGGCCGAGCGGCTCGACGCCGCCGAGAACGAGGAGTTCCGCGTCGCCGGCAACCGAACCGCGACCGATCGGACGACGTTCGGCGTCGCCGAGATCGACGCCGCGGCGGGCAACGAGCGCGACGCCGACGTGCCCGTGGCGCTGGTCCACCTGAGCGAGCTCCAGTCGATCTCCGGCGCGAGCGCCGGCGAACTCGCCGATCGGGTGCTGGTGTGGGGCGACGCCGACGCGGCCGCGGCGGCCGGCGAGGACGCCTACCCGAACGCAACCGTCGAGACAGCGGGCGGCACCGATCCCTCGCAGCTGTTCGACGACGGGCTGGCGTTCGCCACCAGCCTGATCGCGCTGGTCGTCGGCGTCGCCATCTGCGCCGCCTTCGTCGCGACGACGATGGGGATCACGGTCAACGAGGACCGCCGGATGCTCGCCGTGCTGGAGGCGATCGGCTTTCCCACTCACAGCAGGCTGGCCGTCGTCGGCGTCTCGACGCTGGTGACGACGCTGCTGGGCGCCGTACTCGGAATCGTCGGCGGCGTGCTGGGCGTGCTCGCCGTGGACGCCGTCGCCGGGGCGACCGTCGCGTCCCGGACTGTCGCAATTGTCCACCCGCTGTTCGTCCCCTACGCGTTCGCCGTCGCCCTCGTCTCGGGACTGGTCGCGGTGCCGTACCCGCTCGTGGTCGCCGCGCGGACGAACGTGCTGGAGGAGGTAGGGCGATGA
- a CDS encoding acyl-CoA dehydrogenase family protein, whose product MELLDETIVPEHARDVKQEAREFAEEHIAPNAEEYFRKGEYPHDILEAGQEAGLVAQDLDEELGGRGLSLTEVLAIAEEFYRADAGIALTLQLASFGAEIVEEYGNEEQHEEYLRPVAEGDQITGLAVSEPDTGSDLAGMTTRAEKEGDEYVLNGEKYWIGNGVEGDWLTVYARTGDDEENRYGNHSMFIVPTDAEGYEAEHIPEKMGFRASKQAHIVFDDCRIPEENLIGTEGAGFWMLAEFFNHGRVVVSGHGLGLAAAAIEEAWEFTHGREEFGRTISDFQAVQHGLADMRLEFESARALAWRAAEKVEQGEDPGLWAAMAKTKTTEVATDCAEQGMQFHGGRSVLTDRRIARVYRDVRVPVIYEGANEIQRNLIYRQS is encoded by the coding sequence ATGGAACTGCTGGACGAGACCATCGTGCCGGAGCACGCGCGCGACGTCAAACAGGAGGCCCGCGAGTTCGCCGAGGAACACATCGCCCCCAACGCCGAGGAGTACTTCCGAAAGGGCGAGTACCCCCACGACATTCTGGAAGCCGGGCAGGAGGCCGGACTGGTCGCCCAGGACCTCGACGAGGAGCTCGGCGGGCGCGGGCTATCGCTGACCGAGGTGCTCGCGATCGCCGAGGAGTTTTATCGGGCGGACGCCGGCATCGCGCTGACGCTCCAGCTCGCGAGCTTCGGCGCCGAGATCGTCGAGGAGTACGGCAACGAGGAACAGCACGAGGAGTACCTCCGCCCGGTCGCAGAGGGCGACCAGATCACCGGACTCGCGGTGTCGGAACCCGACACCGGCAGCGATCTCGCCGGGATGACGACCCGCGCCGAGAAGGAGGGCGACGAGTACGTCCTCAACGGCGAGAAGTACTGGATCGGCAACGGCGTCGAGGGCGACTGGCTCACCGTCTACGCCCGGACGGGCGACGACGAGGAGAACCGCTACGGCAACCACTCGATGTTCATCGTGCCGACCGACGCCGAGGGGTACGAGGCCGAGCACATCCCCGAGAAGATGGGCTTCAGAGCGTCGAAGCAGGCCCACATCGTCTTCGACGACTGCCGGATCCCCGAGGAGAACCTGATCGGCACTGAGGGCGCCGGCTTCTGGATGCTCGCGGAGTTCTTCAACCACGGTCGCGTCGTCGTCTCGGGCCACGGGCTGGGACTGGCCGCCGCCGCGATCGAGGAGGCCTGGGAGTTCACCCACGGCCGCGAGGAGTTCGGCCGGACGATCAGCGACTTCCAGGCCGTCCAGCACGGGCTGGCGGACATGCGACTGGAGTTCGAGAGCGCTCGCGCGCTCGCGTGGCGCGCCGCCGAGAAGGTCGAGCAGGGCGAGGATCCCGGCCTCTGGGCCGCGATGGCCAAGACGAAGACGACCGAGGTCGCCACGGACTGCGCCGAGCAGGGGATGCAGTTCCACGGCGGCCGCTCGGTGCTGACCGACCGCCGGATCGCTCGCGTCTACCGCGACGTCCGGGTCCCGGTGATCTACGAGGGCGCCAACGAGATCCAGCGCAACCTGATCTACCGGCAGTCCTGA
- a CDS encoding ABC transporter ATP-binding protein, producing the protein MLDRSGRGRSASSDEGESTAAVRLDDVTHEYGTDSGRFGSGNDRTLTALRDVSLAVQPGTIVGLKGPSGSGKSTILHAVSGLLVPTSGTVELLGTDLTALSDRERVRVRREHVGIVFQRFHLLPSLTARANVALPLVQAGVPRSKRRERAVELLEQVGLGDRTTHLPGELSGGERQRVAIARSLSTDPDVIVADEPTGELDTATGTEVLELLTSLGDDRAVLVASHDSATLAIADDVVRLRDGMVIEDAG; encoded by the coding sequence ATACTCGATCGCTCGGGGCGCGGCCGGTCCGCGTCGTCGGACGAGGGTGAATCGACAGCCGCCGTCCGGCTCGACGACGTCACCCACGAGTACGGAACCGACAGCGGCCGCTTTGGCTCCGGGAACGACCGCACCCTGACGGCGCTGCGGGACGTCTCGCTGGCGGTCCAGCCGGGGACGATCGTCGGGCTGAAAGGACCCAGCGGCAGCGGCAAGTCGACGATCCTGCACGCGGTGTCGGGACTGCTGGTCCCGACCTCCGGGACCGTCGAGTTGCTGGGCACCGATCTCACCGCTCTCTCGGATCGCGAGCGCGTCCGGGTACGACGCGAGCACGTCGGCATCGTCTTTCAGCGCTTCCACCTCCTTCCCTCGCTGACGGCGCGCGCGAACGTCGCGTTGCCGCTCGTGCAGGCCGGCGTCCCGCGATCGAAGCGCCGGGAGCGCGCCGTGGAGCTGCTGGAACAGGTCGGCCTGGGCGACCGGACGACTCACCTGCCGGGCGAACTCAGCGGCGGGGAGCGCCAGCGCGTCGCGATCGCCCGCTCGCTGTCGACGGACCCGGACGTGATCGTCGCCGACGAGCCGACCGGCGAGTTAGACACCGCGACGGGCACGGAGGTCCTCGAACTGCTGACCTCGCTGGGCGACGACCGGGCCGTGCTGGTCGCTTCCCACGACAGCGCGACGCTGGCGATCGCCGACGACGTCGTCCGGCTGCGCGACGGGATGGTGATCGAGGATGCGGGATGA
- a CDS encoding thioredoxin family protein, which translates to MVLKESDPALEAGDAAPEFELPGVDGETYSPSSFADCEALLVVFTCNHCPYAQAKFDHLNELAASYDDLAVVGINPNDAEEYPDDSFEAMQDYVAEGRIAYDSYLRDENQDVARAYGAVCTPDPFLFRRKDGEFRLVYQGRLDDALNPDEEPTEFYVRDAVETILAGEPVEQEWLRSQGCSIKWRD; encoded by the coding sequence ATGGTTCTGAAAGAGTCCGATCCGGCGCTGGAAGCAGGCGACGCCGCGCCCGAATTCGAACTGCCCGGCGTCGACGGCGAGACGTACTCCCCCTCGTCGTTCGCCGACTGCGAGGCGCTGCTCGTGGTGTTTACGTGCAACCACTGTCCGTACGCGCAGGCGAAGTTCGACCACCTCAACGAACTGGCGGCGTCGTACGACGACCTCGCAGTGGTCGGGATCAATCCCAACGACGCCGAAGAGTACCCCGACGACTCCTTCGAGGCGATGCAGGATTACGTTGCCGAAGGTCGGATCGCGTACGACTCCTACCTCCGGGACGAGAATCAGGATGTCGCTCGCGCGTACGGCGCCGTCTGTACGCCAGATCCGTTCTTGTTCCGCCGGAAGGACGGCGAGTTCCGCCTCGTTTACCAGGGGCGCCTTGACGACGCGCTGAATCCCGACGAGGAGCCGACCGAGTTCTACGTCCGCGATGCGGTCGAGACGATCCTCGCCGGTGAGCCCGTCGAGCAGGAGTGGCTCCGCTCCCAGGGCTGCTCGATCAAGTGGCGCGACTGA
- a CDS encoding halocyanin domain-containing protein has translation MDDSDGGSQLTRRGALRRTLGAGVTLGAASAAGSGSALAQENESGNESGGDAGEGPDWGDWFSDVDNYESTQDLRGQDSVTVAVGAGNGFLFDPPAIWVDPGTTVTWEWTGEGVPHNVVHEGGDAFGSDLLSEEGATFEHTFEEDGQYRYVCEPHVSVGMKGGVAVGDVSGQAGGGGGTEEGGESQGSGGIPPMLQMLGAAFVVAFLSPLLFVLFLFNRGGSGGGAGGQREYSP, from the coding sequence ATGGACGACAGCGACGGCGGTTCACAGTTGACTCGCCGCGGCGCGCTCCGGCGGACGCTGGGCGCCGGCGTCACGCTCGGCGCCGCGAGCGCCGCAGGTAGCGGTTCGGCGCTCGCACAGGAAAACGAATCCGGCAACGAGTCGGGTGGCGACGCCGGAGAAGGTCCCGACTGGGGCGACTGGTTCTCGGACGTCGACAACTACGAGAGCACGCAGGACCTCCGCGGGCAGGACTCGGTCACCGTCGCGGTCGGCGCCGGCAACGGGTTCCTGTTCGACCCGCCGGCGATCTGGGTCGATCCCGGCACGACCGTGACCTGGGAGTGGACCGGCGAGGGCGTCCCCCACAACGTCGTCCACGAGGGCGGCGACGCGTTCGGCAGCGACCTGCTGAGCGAGGAAGGGGCGACGTTCGAGCACACGTTCGAGGAGGACGGACAGTACCGGTACGTCTGCGAACCCCACGTCAGCGTGGGCATGAAGGGCGGCGTCGCGGTCGGCGACGTCTCCGGTCAGGCCGGTGGCGGCGGTGGGACGGAAGAGGGCGGTGAATCACAGGGCTCCGGCGGCATCCCGCCGATGCTCCAGATGCTCGGCGCGGCGTTCGTCGTTGCGTTCCTCTCGCCGCTGCTGTTCGTGCTGTTCCTGTTCAACCGCGGCGGCTCGGGCGGCGGCGCCGGCGGCCAGCGCGAATACAGTCCCTGA